A portion of the Streptosporangiales bacterium genome contains these proteins:
- the catC gene encoding muconolactone Delta-isomerase — MLFLVEMDVRIPHDTDPDAVERLKAEERARAQDLQRGGEWRHLWRVAGRYANVSVFDVGSVDRLHELLSELPLYPYLDIRVTPLATHPSAIEAQDG; from the coding sequence GTGCTGTTCCTCGTCGAGATGGACGTCCGCATCCCGCACGACACCGATCCCGACGCCGTCGAGAGGCTCAAGGCCGAGGAGAGGGCCCGCGCCCAGGACCTCCAGCGCGGCGGGGAGTGGCGGCACCTGTGGCGGGTGGCCGGGCGGTATGCCAACGTCAGCGTGTTCGACGTCGGCTCGGTGGACCGGCTGCACGAGCTGCTGTCCGAACTGCCGCTCTACCCCTACCTCGACATCCGGGTGACACCGCTGGCCACCCACCCGTCGGCGATCGAGGCCCAGGATGGCTGA